The Sylvia atricapilla isolate bSylAtr1 chromosome 3, bSylAtr1.pri, whole genome shotgun sequence genome has a window encoding:
- the SLC66A3 gene encoding solute carrier family 66 member 3 codes for MAPGLLDLVHLTTWAVCAVIKLPQLVAVLRAGSAWGLSLSSLLLELAGYLVFLRYQIYYGYPLETYLEYPIIIAQDVVLIYCIMHFSGKARRAFFYALIYWGSWYMLTLQKWIIDLAMNLCTFVSAASKLVQLQHLWQTKDSGQASALTWGMSVYTCAARITTTVMTTNDLAVLIRFIIMLILNIWVTATVLHYRKTKKTD; via the exons ATGGCGCCGGGGCTGCTGGACCTGGTGCACTTGACAACCTGGGCCGTGTGTGCCGTGATCAAGCTGCCGCAGCTGGTGGCGGTGCTGAGGGCCGGCTCGGCGTGGGGACTCAGCCTGAGCAGcctcctcctggagctggcCGG CTACCTTGTGTTCCTGAGGTACCAGATCTATTATGGTTACCCCCTGGAGACATACCTGGAGTATCCCATCATCATTGCACAAG ATGTTGTTCTCATCTACTGTATTATGCACTTCAGTGGAAAAGCAAGACGGGCTTTTTTCTATGCACTTAT ATATTGGGGGAGCTGGTACATGCTAACACTGCAGAAGTGGATAATAGACCTGGCCATG aaTCTGTGCACGTTTGTCAGTGCAGCCAGTAAGCTGGTtcagctgcagcatctctggCAGACCAAAGATTCGGGGCAAGCGAGCGCCCTGACCTGGGGCATGTCTGTGTACACCTGTGCAG CAAGAATTACTACAACTGTAATGACTACAAATGATCTCGCAG ttCTCATCCGTTTCATAATCATGCTCATTCTCAATATTTGGGTCACAGCCACAGTCCTGCACTACAGGAAGACTAAAAAGACTGATTAG